One genomic window of Candidatus Nitrospira inopinata includes the following:
- the recO gene encoding DNA repair protein RecO, with protein sequence MPPVKATAIILRSRKWGDADRIVTAYARSLGKIRGVARGARRQKSRFGAALEPFTVCRLDLFEKTGDPLFRISHVDVVTSFQSLREDLGLMAAAARMVNVAAAVTPERDPDPQLFDTLEGGLAALSSSKDPLCTALLLQIKLLCRTGFRPRTDRCAACGKTVTAGTFHFSPIEGGIVCLMCAVRPHARCVVLSQGSVAFLRQAVRLTPALMTRLRAAGRVRNEVEEAIDQYVTVVAGRRLPPADFLSGAPHGSGS encoded by the coding sequence ATGCCGCCGGTGAAAGCGACGGCGATCATTCTGCGGAGTCGTAAGTGGGGTGACGCGGACCGAATCGTCACGGCGTATGCCAGGAGTTTGGGCAAGATTCGAGGCGTCGCTCGCGGCGCTCGACGCCAGAAAAGCCGATTCGGCGCGGCGCTTGAGCCCTTTACCGTTTGCCGCCTTGATTTGTTCGAAAAGACCGGGGATCCGCTGTTTCGGATTTCCCACGTCGATGTGGTGACGTCTTTCCAATCGTTGCGCGAGGATCTCGGATTGATGGCGGCGGCTGCTCGGATGGTCAACGTTGCGGCTGCTGTGACGCCGGAGCGGGATCCCGACCCGCAGTTGTTCGACACCCTTGAAGGAGGGTTGGCCGCCCTTTCTTCCAGTAAGGACCCCCTGTGCACCGCCTTGCTGCTTCAAATCAAATTGCTGTGTCGGACAGGGTTTCGTCCCCGGACCGATCGTTGCGCAGCCTGTGGAAAGACTGTAACGGCCGGCACGTTCCATTTTTCTCCGATCGAAGGAGGAATCGTGTGTCTGATGTGCGCGGTTCGGCCTCATGCCCGTTGTGTGGTGCTGTCACAGGGAAGCGTCGCCTTTCTTCGACAGGCCGTTCGATTGACTCCGGCTCTTATGACTCGACTGCGGGCCGCCGGGCGAGTGCGGAACGAAGTCGAAGAAGCCATCGACCAATACGTGACGGTTGTCGCGGGCAGGCGGCTTCCGCCGGCGGATTTCTTATCGGGCGCGCCGCATGGATCAGGGAGTTGA
- the glgA gene encoding glycogen synthase GlgA produces MNILMAASEAAPYAKTGGLADVTGVLSLELIKLGHRVTLILPGYRGVTERLRSSQIKVRFSIPVAGAPLNVDLEEAFAHVADGVHSLRVLIVRYDPYFDRPGLYQDRSGDYPDNLERFTLFSRSVLQSIGYLNETCREPVDVLHLHDWQTALCSVYLKTSVGVPKEAGSVKTLLTLHNVGYQGLFPGERFAVTGLPPALFSPDALEFYGSVNCLKGGIVFSDALSTVSPTYAKEILTKEFGHGLEGVLASRPDGVEGIVNGIDTNAWNPETDRYVPARYNVSDLSGKKVCKEALQRELALPILDVPLMAVIGRLAPQKGFDLLLEIFPELLLLDMQIVILGTGDRDLEHRLLEAQAAHHDRLAVRIGFDEGLAHRLEAGADMLVMPSRYEPCGLTQLHSLRYGTVPVVRRTGGLADTVVPFKPSTAQANLATGFHFGEVSSDALLTAILLALSVYRQRETWWSLMRAGMSLDLSWAKSARQYEHLYRSLFQKR; encoded by the coding sequence ATGAATATCTTAATGGCGGCGTCCGAAGCCGCTCCCTACGCGAAGACTGGAGGCTTGGCCGATGTCACCGGCGTGTTGTCCCTTGAGCTCATCAAGCTGGGGCATCGAGTGACGTTGATTTTGCCGGGGTATCGAGGGGTTACTGAACGTCTGCGATCAAGTCAAATCAAGGTTCGTTTTTCGATTCCGGTTGCGGGAGCCCCGCTGAACGTGGACTTGGAAGAGGCGTTCGCTCACGTTGCGGACGGCGTGCATTCGTTAAGAGTCCTGATCGTTCGATATGATCCGTACTTCGACCGCCCCGGGCTCTATCAGGATCGAAGCGGAGACTATCCCGACAATCTTGAACGGTTCACACTGTTTTCCCGGTCGGTTCTCCAGAGCATCGGCTACCTCAACGAGACCTGCAGGGAGCCGGTGGACGTCCTGCATTTGCACGATTGGCAAACGGCCCTGTGCTCGGTGTACCTGAAAACGAGCGTCGGTGTGCCCAAGGAAGCAGGCTCGGTGAAAACTCTTCTGACCTTGCATAACGTCGGCTATCAAGGTCTGTTTCCTGGAGAGCGATTCGCTGTCACCGGACTTCCTCCCGCGCTGTTTTCGCCAGACGCGCTGGAATTTTATGGGTCGGTCAATTGCTTGAAGGGGGGGATCGTGTTTTCGGACGCCCTGTCGACGGTCAGTCCGACCTATGCGAAAGAAATCTTGACGAAAGAATTCGGCCATGGATTGGAGGGAGTGCTGGCGAGCCGGCCCGACGGCGTTGAAGGCATCGTGAATGGCATCGATACGAATGCTTGGAATCCGGAAACTGACCGGTATGTGCCGGCGCGTTACAACGTATCGGATTTATCCGGGAAGAAAGTGTGCAAGGAAGCGTTGCAACGAGAACTTGCGTTGCCGATTCTTGATGTGCCTCTCATGGCTGTCATCGGGCGACTCGCTCCGCAAAAGGGATTTGACCTTTTGTTGGAGATCTTTCCCGAATTGCTTCTTCTCGACATGCAGATTGTCATATTAGGAACCGGGGATCGCGATCTGGAGCATCGATTGTTGGAGGCCCAGGCCGCCCATCACGATCGTCTCGCAGTGCGCATTGGTTTTGACGAAGGGCTGGCTCATCGCCTTGAAGCCGGTGCCGATATGTTGGTCATGCCTTCTCGGTATGAGCCGTGCGGGCTGACTCAGCTCCATAGTTTGCGGTACGGGACAGTGCCGGTTGTTCGGCGTACCGGAGGCTTGGCCGATACGGTGGTGCCCTTCAAACCGTCGACGGCGCAGGCCAATCTTGCGACCGGATTTCACTTTGGTGAGGTCTCTTCCGATGCCCTATTGACGGCGATTCTGTTGGCGCTGTCGGTGTATCGACAACGTGAAACGTGGTGGTCATTGATGCGGGCAGGTATGAGCTTGGACTTGTCATGGGCCAAGTCCGCGAGACAATATGAGCACCTCTATCGCTCGCTGTTCCAGAAGCGATAG
- a CDS encoding DUF948 domain-containing protein, whose amino-acid sequence MTVMEMAALLVAVAFMVLVGFLVPVLVQVRKTVEESEQLLAKMNADLPPLVEELRTTSKNLNELSSQARQGVEHATVLLHAVGEVGESVQQIHNVVRGSSGTVLTNVMGAVAGFKAAARVMRDRLRKGGASHNGG is encoded by the coding sequence ATGACGGTGATGGAAATGGCCGCGCTTCTCGTGGCGGTGGCCTTCATGGTGTTGGTCGGGTTTTTGGTTCCGGTGCTGGTGCAGGTCCGTAAGACGGTGGAAGAATCCGAACAGTTGTTGGCGAAGATGAACGCCGATTTGCCGCCGCTTGTGGAAGAGCTCCGGACGACGAGCAAAAACTTGAATGAGTTGTCGAGCCAGGCTCGCCAGGGGGTCGAACACGCGACGGTATTGTTGCACGCGGTCGGCGAGGTCGGCGAATCCGTCCAGCAGATTCATAACGTCGTTCGGGGATCGAGCGGCACGGTGCTGACCAACGTGATGGGCGCCGTGGCGGGGTTCAAGGCCGCCGCTCGGGTCATGCGCGATCGATTGCGAAAAGGAGGAGCATCCCACAATGGCGGATGA
- the era gene encoding GTPase Era, translated as MKFGTVAIIGRSNVGKSTLLNRLLGEKIAIVSDKPQTTRTRILGVLSIPEGQIAFLDTPGLHKPMHLLNRRMIRTAIEAAEEADLLYVLMEATCLPGPGDLAVVASVKEAVAKRRRPVVLVVTKIDLINKFKLLPVLEQYAGLYPWTEIVPVSGQTGDNVDRLLAVTVPYLPEGEGAYGDDMVTDQTMRTLAAEMIREKILQATEEEVPYSVAVEIESFKEEGRLARIHASIFVERESQKGIVIGKQGERLKAVCTEARRDMERLFGVKVFLQAWVKVREAWREDERTLVELGY; from the coding sequence GTGAAATTCGGGACGGTCGCGATCATCGGGCGATCCAACGTCGGCAAGTCCACGCTGCTGAATCGTTTGCTGGGGGAAAAGATCGCCATCGTGTCGGACAAGCCCCAGACGACGCGGACGCGCATTTTAGGGGTCCTCTCCATTCCTGAAGGCCAGATCGCCTTCCTTGATACGCCGGGCCTGCATAAACCGATGCACCTCTTGAATCGACGGATGATCAGGACGGCGATCGAGGCCGCGGAGGAAGCCGATCTTCTATACGTGCTGATGGAGGCGACTTGTCTGCCGGGCCCCGGCGATCTGGCCGTCGTCGCCTCCGTCAAAGAAGCGGTGGCAAAACGGCGTCGGCCGGTCGTGTTGGTCGTGACCAAGATCGATCTCATCAACAAGTTCAAGCTGCTGCCGGTTCTCGAACAGTACGCCGGCCTGTATCCATGGACGGAAATCGTGCCGGTATCCGGGCAAACGGGGGACAACGTCGATCGGCTGCTGGCCGTGACGGTTCCCTATTTGCCGGAAGGAGAAGGGGCATACGGCGACGACATGGTGACGGACCAGACGATGCGGACGTTGGCGGCGGAGATGATTCGGGAGAAAATCCTGCAGGCGACGGAAGAAGAAGTGCCCTATTCCGTCGCGGTGGAGATCGAGAGTTTCAAGGAAGAGGGGCGATTGGCCAGAATCCACGCATCGATTTTCGTCGAGCGCGAGTCGCAGAAAGGCATCGTGATCGGCAAGCAAGGGGAGAGGCTGAAAGCCGTGTGCACCGAGGCGCGACGGGACATGGAACGGTTGTTCGGTGTGAAGGTGTTTCTCCAGGCGTGGGTCAAAGTGAGGGAAGCCTGGCGGGAAGACGAGCGAACATTGGTGGAATTGGGGTACTGA
- the mgtE gene encoding magnesium transporter, producing MTQTTERQGEPRTADVRHRPLERDALRDVLRDQAERGLTKSDIVIQSVQRLLRRGAITNLSKMLGRMHPADVAKAIRHLSSSKEKREVFELVRGASKRGQVLSELDGESIQEVLADLLHSDIAWLLKDLGPDDVAYILGFLPEERGKEILALMKAEDSTEVADILQYAKDTAGGIMTTEFFSLSEDVTAQEAIRRLQQATDAEMVFYIYVTDKNDHLVGVLSLRQLLTVPPDTPLKNIMTRDVISVTVDMDQEEVARQVASYNLLAIPVVEKDGRLVGIITVDDVVDVIREEATEDMLKMAGAIEEEPISKSSSVGAAKLRLPWLFTNLVGSLLSGAILWYFRYTIQEVVAVVSFIPVIAAMGGNVGLQSSTLIIRGLATGHIEPTDVWTVFFRETKIGLLMGLACGLILTAVGWVLQEGFLGVVVGTSLVIAFFVSTSMATIMPIALKRLGVDPAVAAGPFVTTANDITGITIYLTLATLFLNYLR from the coding sequence GTGACGCAGACGACCGAACGCCAGGGAGAGCCGAGAACGGCGGATGTGCGCCACCGTCCGTTGGAACGGGACGCCTTGCGGGACGTGTTGCGCGATCAGGCGGAACGAGGGCTGACGAAGTCCGATATCGTGATTCAATCCGTCCAACGGCTGTTGCGGCGCGGAGCCATCACCAATCTCTCGAAAATGCTGGGGCGCATGCATCCCGCCGACGTGGCGAAGGCTATCCGCCACTTGTCGTCTTCCAAGGAAAAACGGGAAGTATTCGAATTGGTCAGGGGCGCGAGCAAGCGCGGCCAAGTGTTGAGCGAGCTCGACGGCGAGAGCATCCAGGAGGTGTTGGCCGATCTGCTGCATTCGGATATCGCCTGGCTGTTGAAAGACCTTGGTCCGGACGACGTCGCCTACATTCTGGGATTTTTGCCCGAGGAACGCGGCAAGGAAATTCTCGCCCTGATGAAGGCGGAAGATTCGACCGAAGTCGCCGACATTCTTCAATACGCCAAGGACACGGCCGGCGGCATCATGACGACGGAGTTTTTCTCTCTGTCGGAAGACGTCACCGCGCAAGAGGCCATCCGTCGGCTCCAGCAAGCCACCGACGCGGAGATGGTGTTTTACATCTACGTGACGGACAAGAACGACCATCTGGTTGGGGTGTTGTCGCTGCGTCAACTCTTGACGGTGCCGCCCGATACGCCGCTCAAAAACATCATGACGCGCGACGTGATCAGCGTCACCGTCGATATGGATCAGGAGGAAGTGGCGCGTCAGGTAGCCAGCTACAACTTGCTCGCGATTCCTGTCGTCGAGAAGGACGGACGGTTGGTCGGTATCATTACGGTGGACGACGTGGTGGACGTCATCCGGGAGGAGGCCACGGAGGACATGCTGAAAATGGCCGGAGCCATTGAGGAGGAGCCGATCTCCAAGTCCTCGAGCGTCGGCGCCGCCAAGCTGCGTTTGCCGTGGCTGTTTACCAATCTCGTGGGAAGTTTGCTGTCGGGCGCCATCTTGTGGTACTTCCGCTACACGATTCAGGAGGTGGTGGCGGTCGTGAGTTTCATTCCTGTCATCGCCGCGATGGGCGGCAACGTGGGGCTGCAATCCTCCACGCTGATCATTCGCGGACTGGCGACCGGGCACATCGAACCGACGGACGTCTGGACGGTGTTTTTCCGGGAAACCAAAATCGGTTTGTTGATGGGACTGGCCTGCGGCCTGATTTTGACGGCCGTCGGATGGGTACTGCAAGAAGGGTTTTTGGGAGTGGTCGTGGGGACTTCGCTGGTGATCGCGTTCTTCGTCTCGACCAGCATGGCCACGATCATGCCCATCGCACTCAAGCGCCTGGGAGTGGATCCCGCCGTCGCCGCCGGTCCCTTTGTGACGACGGCCAACGACATTACCGGCATCACGATTTATCTCACCCTGGCGACGCTGTTTCTGAACTATCTGCGGTGA
- a CDS encoding YtxH domain-containing protein has translation MADERGSTSSVSTVVLAFLSGATLGALAALLLAPEPGPTSRERLRRYARRAEDNLKDFAGRAGEVYEEVVGRGREFVESKKSAFREAFEAGREAMRRELERRHGEGPRET, from the coding sequence ATGGCGGATGAAAGAGGATCGACGTCGTCAGTATCGACGGTCGTGTTGGCGTTTTTGAGCGGAGCGACGTTGGGGGCCCTCGCGGCCCTGTTGCTGGCTCCCGAGCCCGGTCCGACCTCGCGGGAACGGCTGCGCCGATACGCGCGCCGCGCCGAAGACAATCTGAAGGATTTCGCCGGTCGGGCCGGGGAAGTCTATGAAGAGGTCGTCGGCCGGGGCAGGGAGTTCGTCGAGTCGAAAAAATCGGCGTTTCGGGAGGCGTTTGAAGCCGGACGCGAAGCGATGAGACGGGAGTTGGAACGCCGGCATGGCGAGGGACCGCGCGAAACATGA
- the gatB gene encoding Asp-tRNA(Asn)/Glu-tRNA(Gln) amidotransferase subunit GatB, protein MTYEVVVGVEVHAQLRTKSKMFCGCSTSFGAPPNSQTCPVCLGLPGSLPVINRAAVEMAVRAGLALNCRINVPNRFARKNYFYPDLPKGYQISQYESPICEQGAVEIAVGGAKKSIRIRRAHLEEDAGKNIHETGSSGSAVDFNRAGTPLLEIVTEPDMRSADEVVAYLKNLRDILMYLDVCDGNMEQGSFRCEPNLSLRPMGREEFGTKVELKNINSFKYVKDAIEYEIKRQTKVLNEGGRVRQETRLWNIDRGETAVMRSKEEAHDYRYFPDPDLVPLQFEKNWIEALRATLPELPMARAARFVSDYGLPEYDAGVLTASKGLADYFERCVRVFDQPKTVSNWVMGELSRELNLSGIDAAESPVSPERLAELLRLVENGTISLKAARELFPDLYKSGKTAEQLVQEKGLIQVSDEGAIEKMIDKVLADSPTQVAQFKGGKQQVLGFLVGQVIKVSGGKANPGKVNELLRKKLAG, encoded by the coding sequence ATGACCTACGAAGTCGTCGTCGGCGTCGAGGTTCACGCGCAGTTGCGGACCAAGTCCAAGATGTTCTGCGGCTGCTCGACATCGTTCGGCGCTCCTCCCAACAGCCAGACCTGCCCCGTGTGTCTCGGATTGCCCGGCAGTCTCCCGGTCATCAATCGGGCGGCGGTCGAGATGGCGGTGCGGGCCGGATTGGCGTTGAACTGCCGGATCAACGTGCCCAATCGATTCGCCCGCAAGAATTATTTTTACCCGGATTTGCCGAAGGGCTATCAAATCTCGCAGTACGAATCTCCCATTTGCGAGCAGGGAGCGGTCGAGATCGCGGTGGGAGGGGCCAAGAAGTCGATTCGCATTCGGAGAGCGCATTTGGAGGAGGACGCCGGCAAGAATATCCATGAAACCGGATCATCGGGGAGCGCGGTGGATTTCAATCGGGCCGGCACACCGCTGTTGGAAATCGTCACGGAGCCGGACATGCGATCCGCCGACGAGGTGGTGGCGTATCTCAAAAACCTGCGCGACATTTTAATGTACCTCGACGTGTGCGACGGCAACATGGAACAGGGAAGTTTCAGGTGCGAGCCCAATCTCTCGCTGCGACCCATGGGACGGGAGGAGTTCGGCACCAAGGTCGAGCTCAAAAACATCAATTCCTTCAAGTACGTCAAAGACGCGATCGAGTACGAGATCAAGCGCCAGACCAAAGTGCTGAACGAAGGAGGGAGGGTCAGACAGGAAACGCGCTTGTGGAACATCGACCGAGGCGAGACGGCGGTGATGCGATCCAAGGAAGAGGCGCACGACTACCGTTATTTCCCCGATCCGGATTTGGTGCCGCTCCAATTCGAGAAGAACTGGATCGAGGCCCTTCGCGCCACGCTGCCGGAATTGCCCATGGCTCGGGCCGCGCGGTTTGTGAGCGACTACGGGCTGCCCGAATATGACGCCGGCGTGCTGACGGCTTCCAAGGGATTGGCCGATTATTTCGAACGTTGCGTGAGAGTGTTCGATCAGCCCAAAACGGTCAGCAATTGGGTGATGGGCGAATTGAGCAGAGAGTTGAATCTGTCGGGGATCGATGCGGCGGAATCGCCCGTGTCGCCGGAGCGGCTGGCCGAGCTGTTGCGGCTGGTGGAGAATGGAACAATCAGCCTGAAAGCGGCCCGTGAGTTGTTCCCGGATCTCTACAAGAGCGGAAAAACGGCGGAGCAGCTCGTTCAAGAAAAGGGGCTGATCCAAGTATCCGACGAGGGAGCGATCGAGAAGATGATCGACAAGGTCTTGGCCGACAGCCCCACCCAGGTGGCGCAGTTCAAGGGCGGAAAACAGCAAGTGCTCGGCTTCTTGGTCGGGCAGGTGATCAAGGTCAGCGGAGGCAAGGCGAATCCTGGAAAGGTCAACGAGCTGCTGAGGAAAAAATTGGCGGGATGA
- a CDS encoding FtsB family cell division protein → MLIKQNRGRHWLSRQRRAAVALKVVGLGACLWLLVGLVFGEMGLLRYLDMREHAGRLEGELASLQAEKAALEKEVLRLQRDPAKIEQVARERLGYVRKGETVYQLTPGADDGGGGGERP, encoded by the coding sequence ATGCTGATTAAGCAAAATCGGGGGCGACACTGGCTGAGTCGGCAGCGGCGGGCGGCCGTTGCGCTCAAAGTGGTGGGGTTGGGTGCGTGTCTCTGGTTGCTCGTCGGGCTGGTGTTCGGAGAGATGGGACTGCTGCGGTATCTGGACATGCGCGAACATGCCGGCCGTCTTGAAGGCGAACTGGCGTCGTTGCAGGCGGAGAAAGCGGCGTTGGAAAAAGAAGTGCTGCGATTGCAGCGGGACCCCGCGAAGATTGAACAAGTGGCCAGAGAACGGTTGGGATACGTGCGGAAAGGGGAAACCGTGTATCAATTGACTCCGGGCGCCGATGACGGCGGGGGAGGGGGGGAACGACCGTGA
- a CDS encoding gamma-butyrobetaine hydroxylase-like domain-containing protein, with protein sequence MTETTVEPRDMEWLGKGVLGIQWSDGHKGVYPVRYLRQQCPCAACVDEWTGERRLNVDDVPMLIMLQDIVPVGRYALQFRWSDGHDSGIYSYALLRKLCQCDSCVPVKPTEAKSRRLM encoded by the coding sequence ATGACGGAAACCACGGTTGAGCCGCGCGATATGGAATGGCTCGGCAAGGGAGTATTGGGCATTCAGTGGAGCGACGGGCACAAGGGCGTCTATCCCGTCCGGTATTTGAGACAGCAGTGTCCTTGCGCGGCCTGCGTGGATGAATGGACGGGAGAGCGTCGTCTGAACGTGGACGACGTCCCGATGCTGATCATGTTGCAAGATATCGTACCGGTCGGTCGGTACGCGCTTCAATTTCGATGGAGCGACGGCCATGATTCCGGCATATACTCATACGCGCTTCTACGGAAGCTGTGCCAATGTGATAGTTGTGTGCCCGTCAAGCCGACCGAAGCCAAGTCCAGGAGGCTCATGTGA
- the gatA gene encoding Asp-tRNA(Asn)/Glu-tRNA(Gln) amidotransferase subunit GatA, with amino-acid sequence MVLHKLTLFELQRKFAAGEVSAAEIVHAYGLRIGQVEPKVRAFVNQTRDQAMAQAVELDRRLKQWRKTEPLMGMPIAIKDNICTEGVPTTCSSRMLQHFVPPYDATVVAKLRKQEYLLIGKTNLDEFAMGSSTEHSAFGPSRNPWNLQCVPGGSSGGSAAAVAADECVAALGSDTGGSIRQPAAFCGVVGLKPTYGRVSRYGLVAFASSLDQIGPITKDVRDAALLLGVIAGHDPMDSTSADVPVPDYSKALVKKHLRKLRVGVPREFFTEGLDPEVEQAVTAAIGELKNLGGEIKDIELPRTDAAVAVYYVLATAEASSNLARFDGVKFGLRAKETKDLLDLYMKTRQEGFGPEVKRRIMLGTYVLSAGYYDAYYGKAQAVRTLVRQDFEAAFKEVDVIVTPATPTPAFKLGEKSEDPLQMYLSDVFTISVNLAGIPAIALPCGFSGTGLPIGMQVIGRAFDEETILRVAHAYEQAAQWHLKKPPIR; translated from the coding sequence ATGGTACTGCATAAACTGACTCTGTTCGAACTTCAGCGGAAGTTCGCCGCGGGGGAGGTGAGCGCCGCCGAGATCGTACATGCCTACGGTCTGCGGATCGGTCAGGTGGAGCCGAAAGTGAGGGCCTTCGTCAATCAGACGAGGGATCAGGCCATGGCTCAGGCCGTGGAATTGGATCGGCGGTTGAAACAATGGCGCAAGACCGAGCCTTTGATGGGGATGCCGATCGCGATCAAGGACAATATCTGCACCGAAGGCGTGCCGACGACGTGCAGCTCGCGCATGTTGCAACACTTCGTGCCGCCGTACGACGCCACCGTGGTTGCCAAGCTTCGCAAGCAGGAGTACTTGTTGATCGGCAAAACGAACCTGGATGAATTCGCGATGGGGTCTTCGACCGAACATTCCGCGTTCGGCCCCAGCCGGAATCCGTGGAATCTTCAATGCGTACCGGGCGGCTCGAGCGGAGGATCCGCGGCCGCGGTGGCGGCGGACGAATGTGTCGCCGCGCTGGGCTCCGATACGGGCGGATCGATCCGCCAGCCGGCGGCGTTTTGCGGCGTCGTCGGTTTGAAACCGACCTATGGGCGCGTGTCGCGATACGGGCTGGTGGCCTTCGCCTCGTCGCTCGACCAAATCGGACCGATCACGAAGGACGTGCGGGACGCCGCGTTGTTGCTGGGAGTGATTGCCGGCCACGATCCCATGGATTCCACGTCGGCCGACGTGCCGGTTCCCGACTATAGCAAGGCCTTGGTGAAGAAACATCTCAGGAAACTGCGGGTCGGCGTCCCGCGGGAATTTTTTACGGAAGGACTTGATCCGGAAGTCGAACAGGCTGTCACGGCCGCCATCGGCGAGCTCAAAAACCTGGGGGGGGAAATCAAGGACATCGAGCTTCCCAGAACGGATGCAGCCGTCGCGGTCTACTACGTGCTGGCGACGGCCGAGGCCAGTTCCAACCTCGCTCGTTTTGACGGCGTCAAGTTCGGCCTGCGCGCGAAAGAGACCAAGGATCTGCTGGATTTGTACATGAAGACGAGGCAAGAGGGATTCGGACCTGAAGTGAAGCGACGCATCATGCTGGGGACCTACGTGCTGAGCGCCGGTTATTACGACGCCTACTATGGGAAGGCGCAGGCCGTGCGGACGTTGGTACGCCAGGATTTTGAAGCGGCGTTCAAAGAGGTCGATGTGATCGTGACGCCCGCCACGCCGACTCCCGCGTTCAAACTGGGGGAAAAAAGCGAAGACCCGTTGCAAATGTACTTGTCGGACGTCTTTACCATCTCGGTCAATCTGGCGGGGATTCCGGCGATCGCGCTGCCCTGCGGGTTCAGCGGGACCGGCTTGCCGATCGGGATGCAGGTGATCGGTCGAGCGTTCGACGAAGAAACGATCCTTCGCGTCGCCCATGCCTACGAACAAGCCGCGCAATGGCATCTCAAAAAGCCGCCGATTCGATGA
- the eno gene encoding phosphopyruvate hydratase, with amino-acid sequence MSAIREIKGRQIVDSRGNPTVEAEVMLESGARGRAAVPSGASTGEKEAIELRDGDAGRWMGKGVTKAVSNINEVIAPELLGKEAFDQAGIDHALIALDGTTAKSKLGANAILGVSLAVAKAAADETGQSLYRYLGGTNARVLPVPLMNIINGGAHADNRLDLQEFMIMPVGAPTFGEGLRMATEVFHALKALLKKKGLNTAVGDEGGFAPDLQSNEEALGLIVQAIEKAGYKPGEEMALALDCAASELYENGRYVLEAEKNPERSSEEMIGYYGELLDRYPILSIEDGLSELDWKGWKMLTDRLGRRVQLVGDDIFVTNVEIFSKGIREGIGNSILIKLNQIGTLTETLDAIELAKRAGYTAIISHRSGETEDTTIADVAVATNSGLIKTGSLSRTDRVAKYNQLLRIEEELGSAAVYRGREALNCAR; translated from the coding sequence ATGAGCGCAATCAGGGAGATCAAGGGCAGGCAGATCGTCGATTCACGGGGCAATCCCACGGTTGAAGCGGAAGTCATGCTGGAGAGCGGAGCGCGAGGTCGGGCGGCCGTGCCGTCCGGCGCGTCCACCGGCGAGAAAGAAGCGATCGAGCTGCGCGATGGCGATGCCGGCCGTTGGATGGGGAAGGGCGTCACGAAGGCCGTCTCGAACATCAATGAAGTGATCGCGCCGGAATTGCTCGGAAAAGAGGCGTTTGACCAGGCCGGGATCGATCACGCGTTGATCGCCCTCGACGGGACCACTGCCAAAAGCAAGCTGGGCGCCAATGCGATCCTCGGCGTATCGTTGGCCGTGGCCAAGGCGGCGGCCGATGAGACGGGGCAATCGCTCTATCGGTACCTTGGCGGCACGAACGCGCGGGTCTTGCCGGTCCCCTTGATGAACATCATCAACGGCGGAGCCCATGCCGATAATCGGCTTGATCTCCAAGAGTTCATGATTATGCCGGTCGGAGCTCCGACGTTCGGCGAAGGGCTCAGGATGGCGACCGAAGTGTTTCATGCCTTGAAGGCCTTGTTGAAGAAGAAGGGACTCAATACGGCCGTGGGTGATGAAGGAGGCTTTGCGCCCGATCTGCAATCAAACGAGGAGGCGCTCGGTCTCATCGTTCAGGCGATTGAAAAGGCCGGGTACAAGCCCGGTGAAGAGATGGCGCTCGCGTTGGATTGCGCGGCGAGCGAACTGTATGAAAACGGACGGTACGTGCTCGAAGCGGAAAAGAATCCGGAGCGGTCGTCGGAGGAGATGATCGGGTATTACGGGGAACTCTTGGATCGGTATCCGATTTTATCGATTGAAGACGGGTTGAGCGAGTTGGATTGGAAAGGCTGGAAGATGTTGACCGATCGTCTGGGGAGGCGAGTGCAGCTTGTCGGCGACGATATTTTCGTCACCAATGTCGAGATCTTTTCCAAAGGCATTCGGGAGGGGATCGGCAATTCGATTTTGATCAAGCTGAACCAGATCGGGACCCTGACGGAAACGCTCGATGCGATCGAATTGGCCAAACGAGCCGGCTATACGGCGATCATTTCGCATCGGTCCGGCGAGACGGAGGACACGACGATCGCCGACGTGGCGGTGGCGACGAACAGCGGCCTCATCAAGACGGGATCGCTGTCGCGGACGGATCGGGTGGCGAAATACAACCAATTGCTGAGGATCGAAGAAGAACTCGGCTCGGCGGCGGTCTATCGAGGCCGCGAGGCGCTGAACTGCGCGCGTTGA